One Streptomyces umbrinus genomic window, CGCCACCACCCCGGGCCACGCCCTCCAGTTGAGCACCGGCCGAGTCGTCGTCCCCGCCAACCACTCCCTCCCGCCTACCGGCAAGGACACCGGCACCGAGGGCAAGTACAACGGCGGGCACTGTCTGCTGAGCGATGACGACGGCGGGACCTGGCGCATCGGGTACGTCGACGACAACACCGACAACTACATCAACGTGAACGAGACCACCGCCACCGAACTCCCCGACGGCCGCGTCTACTTCAACACCCGCACCGACTCCACCGCACCCGGCACCCGCGCCGACGCCTACTCGCGGGACGGCGGCCAGAGTCTGGTCAAGCCCTTCCGCCCGCAGGCCGGCCTCACCGGCCCGGTCGTCGAGGGCAGCGTGCTCCAGCTCCGCGACCCGGACGTCCTGCTGTACTCCGGCCCCGCCGACCCCGGTTTCCGCGCCCTGATGACGATCCGCGCCAGCACCGACGACGGCGTCACCTGGCGGCCCGCGCACACCGTGGACGGGCTGCCCGCCGGGTACTCCGATCTCGTCCGCGTCGACGACGACACCGTCGGACTCCTCCACGAGACGGGCGACTTCGGCGCGTACGAGACCATCGTCTTCCGCAGGGTGCCCGTGACGGCGCTCACCTGACCGCCGCGGACGCGAACCGCGCACGTAAAGTCGGCCCATGACCTCTACTGACAGTGCACAGAAGGCGCCCGCGAAGGACCCCTGGGACCTTCCCGACGTGTCCGGGCTCGTCGTCGGCGTACTCGGCGGCACCGGTCCGCAGGGCAAGGGCCTCGCCTACCGGCTGGCGCGGGCCGGCCAGAAGGTGATCATCGGGTCGCGGGCCGCGGAGCGCGCGCAGGCCGCCGCCGACGAACTCGGCCACGGCGTCGAGGGCGCCGACAACGCCGAGACGGCCCGTCGCAGCGACATCGTGATCGTCGCCGTGCCGTGGGACGGACACGGCAAGACGCTGGAGTCCCTGCGCGAGGAGCTGGCCGGCAAGCTCGTCGTCGACTGCGTCAACCCGCTCGGCTTCGACAAGAAGGGCGCGTACGCGCTGAAGCCCGAGGAGGGCAGCGCGGCCGAGCAGGCCGCCGCCCTGCTGCCGGACTCGCGGGTCACCGCCGCCTTCCACCACCTCTCCGCTGTCCTTCTCCAGGACCCGGAGGTCGAGGAGATCGACACCGACGTCATGGTCCTCGGCGAGGAGCGCGCGGACGTCGAGATCGTCCAGGCGCTGGCCGGACGCATCCCCGGCATGCGCGGGGTCTTCTCCGGACGGCTGCGCAACGCCCACCAGGTCGAGGCGCTGGTCGCGAACCTGATCTCGGTGAACCGCCGGTACAAGGCCCACGCGGGTCTGCGTGTGACCGACGTGTAGGCGTACGGCGGGCTCCGGACATGGGGGACACTGGAGGCAGCAGTGTCCCCCACGGGACCGCCGGCCACGGCAGCAACGACAGGACCCGACAGGAGCCGCACCCCATGTCCCGACTCGCCCTCTACGCCCTCGTCGTCTGCCTGCTGGCCACCGCCGCGGCCGTCGTCTCCTTCGTCCAGGGCAGCTGGCTGGGGATCGTCTGGGTGCTGCTCGCGGGACTCTCGTCCAACATGACCTGGTACTACCTGCGCCGGGACAGGGCGCGCCGTCAGGCGCAGTCCGTCACTGGTTGACCGAGCAGAACTCGTTGGTGTCCGTCCAGAAGCGGTAGAGGTTCTGCCCGCAGTACGTCTGGAACTCGTCGATGTTCAGGCTGCGCAGGAGCGCGTCGATCACGTCGAAGAACACACCGTTCACCGCCGGGATCCACAGGATGGCGATCACGAGGAGCAGCCCGAAGGGCGCGAGGGGCTCCACCTGGCGGCGGATGTTGTGCGACAGCCAGGGCTCGATCATGCCGTAGCCGTCCAGGCCCGGCACCGGCAGGAAGTTCAGCAGCGCGGCCGTGACCTGGAGCAGCGCGAGGAACGCGAGGGCGAACTGGAAGTCCGCCGGTACGCCGTCCAGCGCGTCCAGCCAGAACGGGGCCGTGCAGACCACCGCGAACAGCACGTTCGTCAGCGGGCCCGCCGCCGAGATCAGGCTGTGCTTCCAGCGGCCCTGGATGCGGTTCCGCTCGATCCAGACCGCGCCGCCCGGCAGACCGATACCGCCCATCATCACGAAGATGACGGGGAGCACGATGCTCAGCAGGGCGTGGGTGTATTTGAGGGGGTTGAGCGTCAAATACCCTTTCGCGCCGATCGAGATGTCGCCGCTGTGCAGGGCCGTGCGCGCGTGCGCGTACTCGTGCAGACAGAGCGAGACGATCCAGGCCGCCGTCACGAACAGGAAGACGGCCACGCCGGGCTGCTCGGCGAAGCCCGTCCAGGTGGCCCATCCCGTCACCGCGGTGACGGCCACGATCCCGAGGAAGACGGGGCTGATCCGCCGGTCGCTGTGGCGGGTGGTGGCGGTGGTCATGGGGTCGGGCTCCCTGGGGTTCGCTCAGCGGGCTTCATGCTGAGGGGCGTGCCCGACCGTACCGGGCGTATGCCGAAAACGTCTCGCGATCGCCTGTGAGTTCCAGGGAGGGTGGACCCATGGGGTCATGGCAGGTGTTCCACGCGGGCAGGCAGGTGCGGTGTGAACCCGTCCCGGGGGAGCGGCCGGCGCGTTCGGTCGATACCTGGGCCAAGCGTTACGAACTGACAGAAACCCGTAACCCGGAGGGCTCCGCAGAGAACGGTGTCCTCGTCACGATCGACATCCCGGGCGCCACTCCGCAGGAACCCCGCGACCCGTGCTGAGACCACCGGAGACAATGGACCCCGTGCGCTACCGCATTCTCGGCACCACCCAGGCACTCCGTGGCGACGGCACCCCCGTCCCGGTCGGCGGGGCGCGGCTGCGTGCCCTGCTGACCGTGCTCGCCCTGCGGCCGGGACGGACCGTACCCGCGGCCGTACTGGTCGACGAGGTGTGGGGCGCCGACCCGCCCGCCGACGCCACGGGCGCACTGCAGGCCCTGGTGGGCCGGCTGCGCAGGGCGCTCGGCGCGGACGCCATCACCTCCGCCGAGGGCGGCTACCGGCTGTGCGCGGCGGCCGACGACATCGACCTGCACCGCTTCGAACGGCTTGCCGGGGAGGGCGTCCGCGCGCTCGCCGACGGCGACCCCGGCAAGGCGGCCGTCGTCCTCGACGACGCCCTCGCGCTCTGGCGCGGCCCCGCCCTCGCCGACCTCCCGGACCGCACCGCCGAGTCGTCCCGCTGGGAGGCCCGCCGCCTCGACGCCCACCGAGCCCGCCTCACCGCGGCACTCGCCCTCGGCCAGGCCGAGCAGTACCTCCCCGACCTCACCGCCCTCAGCGACGCCCACCCCCTGGACGAGCCCCTCCAGGTCCTGCGCCTGCGCGCCCTGCGCGACGCGGGCCGCACCGCGGAGGCACTGGCGGGCTACGAATCCGTACGACAACTCCTCGCCGACCGTCTCGGCACCGACCCGGGCCCCGAACTGCGGTCGCTGCACGGGGAGTTGCTGCGCGGGGAAACGAGCAGGAACGGACACCGGCCGACGTCGTACGAGCAGACGCCCGGGCCCAACCCCCCGTCCGCCCCGCGCGAGCGCCCCGCGCCCCTCGGCAACCTCCGCGCCCGGCTCACCTCCTTCGTCGGCCGGCACACCGACCTGGAGACCATCCGCGGGGACCTCGGGGCCGCCCGGCTCGTCACCCTGCTCGGGCCCGGCGGGGCCGGCAAGACCCGGCTCTCCCAGGAAGCCGCCGAGAGCGTCGCCGCGTCCGTGCCCGACGGGGTGTGGCTGGCCGAACTCGCCCCCGTCGACGACCCGGAGGCCGTGCCCGAGGCCGTGCTCACCGCGGTCGGAGCGCGGGAGACCGTGCTGCGCGGCGCCGGCGCCGAGGAGATGCGGGCCGTCACCGACCGGCACGACGACCCCCTCGCCAGGCTCACCGAACACTGCGCCAAGCGCCGCATGCTGATCGTCCTCGACAACTGCGAACACGTCGTGGACGCCGCGGCCCGCCTCGTCGAACAGCTCCTGGAACGTTGCCCCGGACTGACCGTACTGGCCACGAGCCGCGAACCCCTCGGCGTACCGGGGGAGTTGCTGCGGCCGGTGGAACCGCTGCCCGAGCCCTACGCGCTGAAACTGCTCGCCGACCGGGGCGCCGCGGCCAGGCCCGGCTTCCGGGTCGACGCCGACGCCGAAACCGCAGCAGCCGCCGCCGAGATCTGCCGACGGCTCGACGGACTGCCGCTGGCCATCGAACTGGCCGCCGCCCGGCTGCGGATGCTCACCCCGCGCCAGATCGCCGACCGCCTCGACAACCGCTTCCGCCTTCTCACTTCAGGCAGCCGTACGGTCCTGCCGCGCCAGCAGACACTCCGTGCCGTCGTCGACTGGTCCTGGGACCTCCTCGACGCGGACGAACGGGACGTGCTGCGGCGGCTGTCCGTCTTCGCCGGCGGCTGCGACCTCGCCGCCGCCGAGGCCGTCTGCGGACCCGCCGCCCTGGAGCTGCTCGGCTCGCTCGTCGACAAGTCCCTTGTCGTCGCGGCGCCTTCCCCCCTGGGCGGGGCCGACGGCGAGATGCGCTACCGGCTCCTGGAGACCGTCGCCGAGTACGCCGGGCAGCGGCTCGACGAGTCCGGCGAGCGCCCCGCCGCCGAGCGAGCCCACCTCACGTACTACCGCGAACTCGCCCGCACCACCGACCCGAAGCTGCGCGGCCCCGGCCAGCGCGCGGCCATCGAACTGCTCCAGGTCGAGGGCGAGAACACGCGCGCCGCACTGCAGCACGCCGTCGCCGAACGCGACGAACAGGAGGCGCTCTGCCTCATCCTCTCCCTCGCCTGGTACTGGCAGATCCGCGACCTGCGCACGGCGGCACGCAACTGGACCCGCGAGATCATGGCGCTCGGCCCCGACCCGTTCGCGCCGCCCGCCGAGCCCGCCGTCCCGCTCTACGAACGGTGCACCGAGGCTCCGCCGCCGATGCGCCCCGAGGTCCTCGCCGAGGCCCGGCGCGGAGTCCACCTCCTCCATC contains:
- a CDS encoding AfsR/SARP family transcriptional regulator; this encodes MDPVRYRILGTTQALRGDGTPVPVGGARLRALLTVLALRPGRTVPAAVLVDEVWGADPPADATGALQALVGRLRRALGADAITSAEGGYRLCAAADDIDLHRFERLAGEGVRALADGDPGKAAVVLDDALALWRGPALADLPDRTAESSRWEARRLDAHRARLTAALALGQAEQYLPDLTALSDAHPLDEPLQVLRLRALRDAGRTAEALAGYESVRQLLADRLGTDPGPELRSLHGELLRGETSRNGHRPTSYEQTPGPNPPSAPRERPAPLGNLRARLTSFVGRHTDLETIRGDLGAARLVTLLGPGGAGKTRLSQEAAESVAASVPDGVWLAELAPVDDPEAVPEAVLTAVGARETVLRGAGAEEMRAVTDRHDDPLARLTEHCAKRRMLIVLDNCEHVVDAAARLVEQLLERCPGLTVLATSREPLGVPGELLRPVEPLPEPYALKLLADRGAAARPGFRVDADAETAAAAAEICRRLDGLPLAIELAAARLRMLTPRQIADRLDNRFRLLTSGSRTVLPRQQTLRAVVDWSWDLLDADERDVLRRLSVFAGGCDLAAAEAVCGPAALELLGSLVDKSLVVAAPSPLGGADGEMRYRLLETVAEYAGQRLDESGERPAAERAHLTYYRELARTTDPKLRGPGQRAAIELLQVEGENTRAALQHAVAERDEQEALCLILSLAWYWQIRDLRTAARNWTREIMALGPDPFAPPAEPAVPLYERCTEAPPPMRPEVLAEARRGVHLLHLACMDLELETWQTPEAEAKLLAITKTYQPGYPQVCRNPGFLWFYAVMLTGDMDRLREVIDASVDTCRELGYQWELAGSLQMRANILANRADWAGDATRDADESLEIFVRIGDGWGAAEALSARGEARERKGEYQLAAADYRAAITHAEHLGARAQTAILTTRLGGVLIDSGEAERGERMLRDVLEQGHGARNEAMPAARLFLAMWLGRTGRLAEARIQMDRMREEFGAVHFVVFDSYVLGVEAWLDAVDGLYDEAVTKARGALQRAQDPLSNMISPNMTSAHLATASLALSGVDGGQRVRDAARCLGAADRLLPPGHVRSAIERHVRERAETAVRTALDDEAYEAAYAEGGGLSPTEAAALV
- a CDS encoding sialidase family protein; the encoded protein is MASTETSVPFRAGQEGYASFRIPAVVATGGGTLLAFCEGRVGSRDDFGNIDIVLKRSTDGGLTWGPLQVAAKNGDALSGNPAPVVLATGRVLLVHLRNAALATEDAIRRGKVSAADGRRVWVQHSDDEGLTWSSPKEITKQTKKDTWRWYATTPGHALQLSTGRVVVPANHSLPPTGKDTGTEGKYNGGHCLLSDDDGGTWRIGYVDDNTDNYINVNETTATELPDGRVYFNTRTDSTAPGTRADAYSRDGGQSLVKPFRPQAGLTGPVVEGSVLQLRDPDVLLYSGPADPGFRALMTIRASTDDGVTWRPAHTVDGLPAGYSDLVRVDDDTVGLLHETGDFGAYETIVFRRVPVTALT
- a CDS encoding site-2 protease family protein; protein product: MTTATTRHSDRRISPVFLGIVAVTAVTGWATWTGFAEQPGVAVFLFVTAAWIVSLCLHEYAHARTALHSGDISIGAKGYLTLNPLKYTHALLSIVLPVIFVMMGGIGLPGGAVWIERNRIQGRWKHSLISAAGPLTNVLFAVVCTAPFWLDALDGVPADFQFALAFLALLQVTAALLNFLPVPGLDGYGMIEPWLSHNIRRQVEPLAPFGLLLVIAILWIPAVNGVFFDVIDALLRSLNIDEFQTYCGQNLYRFWTDTNEFCSVNQ
- the npdG gene encoding NADPH-dependent F420 reductase, with translation MTSTDSAQKAPAKDPWDLPDVSGLVVGVLGGTGPQGKGLAYRLARAGQKVIIGSRAAERAQAAADELGHGVEGADNAETARRSDIVIVAVPWDGHGKTLESLREELAGKLVVDCVNPLGFDKKGAYALKPEEGSAAEQAAALLPDSRVTAAFHHLSAVLLQDPEVEEIDTDVMVLGEERADVEIVQALAGRIPGMRGVFSGRLRNAHQVEALVANLISVNRRYKAHAGLRVTDV